The segment GCCAGTGCCGTCGGTCGAGCCATCGTCCACCACGATCAACTCCCAATCCCCGAACGTCTGTGCCCGCACGCTCGCAACTGCCCGTGCCACGGTCGCGGCCGCGTTGAAAACAGGCAGGACAACCGAAACGTGAGGGGCCATGAGGAACGAACGCGGTTATCGCGCGATCGCCCCGTCACGTAAAGCCGCAGCTCGACTCGCCGCCGGCCGGCGACGCTGATCCTCGGCCCCGCTTATTTTCCGGCCGCGCTGACCTGCTTCTGCAGCTTGCGGATCTTCGGTGCGATCACCAGCGCACAATACCCCTGGTTCGGGTTCTTGCGGAAATAGTCCTGGTGATAATCCTCCGCCACCCAGAATTTCTCCAACGGCACGATCTCGGTCGTGATCGGATCGCGAAACTCCTCCGCCGCCTTCGCCTTCGATTTTTCGGCCGCGGTCTTCTGCGCTTCGTTCGCGTAGAGAATGATCGAGCGATACTGCGGTCCCCTGTCGTTTCCCTGCCCGCCTACCTGCGTCGGATTGTGCACGTGCCAGAAATAATCGAGCACCTCGTCGAGCGACACCTGCGCCGGATCGTAGTCGATCTTGATCACCTCCGCGTGCCCCGTGCCGTGCCCGCACACCTGCTCGTAGTTGGGATTCGGCTGGTGCCCGCCGGCATAGCCGCTGACGACGTTCTTCACGCCCGGCAGCAATTCGTAGGCGGCTTCCGTGCACCAGAAGCAGCCACCACCCAGCACAATGGATTCCGTTTTCGTTTCAGCAGCGTGAGCCATGGGAAAAACCAGCCCGGCGAGTGCGAGCAGAGTGAACAGACGTTTCATTTTCGGTGAGAGCGCACGCTGCGCAGGTTTATTCCCCGCGCAAGCGGTCGGGCGCCCCTTCCCCTTGCACCAACGCCGCCCGGTAAAGTTCGTAGTCCCGCCGGCCGAAGCACACGAAAATCACTTCGCGCGGCAACGCGTGTTCGCCAAGGAAGCTCCGGCACGTGTCCACCGCGATCGCGCACGCCGGTTCGGGCGGATAGCCGTAGACGCCCGTGCTGATGCA is part of the Opitutus terrae PB90-1 genome and harbors:
- the msrA gene encoding peptide-methionine (S)-S-oxide reductase MsrA; the encoded protein is MKRLFTLLALAGLVFPMAHAAETKTESIVLGGGCFWCTEAAYELLPGVKNVVSGYAGGHQPNPNYEQVCGHGTGHAEVIKIDYDPAQVSLDEVLDYFWHVHNPTQVGGQGNDRGPQYRSIILYANEAQKTAAEKSKAKAAEEFRDPITTEIVPLEKFWVAEDYHQDYFRKNPNQGYCALVIAPKIRKLQKQVSAAGK